In Primulina eburnea isolate SZY01 chromosome 14, ASM2296580v1, whole genome shotgun sequence, the following proteins share a genomic window:
- the LOC140812370 gene encoding transcription factor RADIALIS-like has protein sequence MASTSMTRSWTAKENKAFEKALAVFDEDTPDRWDNVAKSIGGRTPDEVKRHYQILLDDINYIESGRVPFPNYKTTGPPNMRDQEKRMRSLNFR, from the exons ATGGCATCGACCTCGATGACTCGCTCCTGGACTGCCAAGGAAAACAAGGCCTTCGAGAAGGCATTGGCGGTTTTTGACGAGGACACGCCGGACCGTTGGGACAATGTTGCCAAGAGCATCGGAGGACGTACTCCGGATGAAGTCAAGAGGCACTACCAAATACTTTTGGATGATATCAACTACATTGAGAGTGGTAGAGTGCCATTCCCTAACTACAAGACCACTGGACCTCCTAACATGAGAGATCAGGAGAAAAG GATGAGGAGTCTGAATTTCCGGTGA